In the genome of Leptolyngbya sp. CCY15150, one region contains:
- a CDS encoding HNH endonuclease, with amino-acid sequence MFSKGKSPMTSKQKRAKKARLIDEFGSCWWWCRRCLPAKQLTLDHLKPKSRGGSNSLENLRLACSRCNHSRGDSLYPPQVPSHPSKS; translated from the coding sequence ATGTTTAGCAAAGGAAAGTCTCCCATGACTTCTAAGCAAAAAAGAGCTAAGAAAGCTCGGTTGATTGATGAATTCGGTTCATGTTGGTGGTGGTGTAGACGTTGCTTGCCCGCAAAACAATTAACGCTTGATCATCTAAAGCCGAAAAGTCGAGGCGGTTCAAATTCTTTGGAGAATCTGCGACTGGCTTGTTCTCGCTGCAACCACTCCCGTGGGGATAGCCTTTATCCACCTCAAGTCCCTTCACATCCCAGCAAATCTTAG
- a CDS encoding caspase family protein has product MTRLKRRHFLQAAGSTLAAMGLSQLDFLTQANQYGRVLAQGTPRKLALLVGINNYTTANPLRGCLTDVELQRELLIHRFGFNPSDIVSVWDNASTNDLKPSRENILRAFQEHLIAQAKPGDVVVFHFSGHGSRVIDPSPLDTEECRQDDNCHLNGTLVPNDPVTLRSDGETSVVADIMGRSLFLLTNAIQTDNVTMVLDSCYSGAGTRGNTVVRAIPRLTHGSSTVSEAELDMQMRLLADADISPEDFEVRRQLGIANGMAIGSARREQLALDYFFEGFHAGAFTYLLTRYLWQLSRSETAETTFVNLARSTRALAERQAHPQEPIIEFKPGSANQAQPLYFMNPSSPTAEAVITNITGDQIAFWLGGVSVQNITALNTVFTVLGADGQVLTRSDGTPIEIQQSDRSGLEGIGTVVEAGDLPQLEEGQLLRERVVGIPANPVLRIGLDDSLEDDMDSTRTALETALMAGNVNRIEVLPVDPTGSTTLDYILGRMTETYAEQLRDAGETNLPPLGSIGLFTPSLSPLTHLFGRVNETGVAAVNRLRSQFRLLLVSQVLDGIASTHSDLQISGEVFTSSGVGTPVPISSRSGLGNTNPRVTTTPMPFRAGEDILIRLDNQENREMYLSCLAIDSLGNFITLYPADWEAPEEAARINRNDSLTVPRPQDDLRFAVSGSGHIQLVTLVSTSPLRNVLRGLEAMARSRGVQRSFIQLENDEPLTVIEGLLGDIDNLSRDRGSGDATITTVTGSTQRALDTDVLAAFSTMIEIRG; this is encoded by the coding sequence ATGACTAGACTCAAACGTCGTCACTTTTTGCAAGCTGCTGGCTCCACCCTGGCCGCCATGGGCCTCAGTCAACTAGATTTTCTTACCCAAGCGAATCAGTATGGTCGAGTCTTGGCCCAGGGAACGCCCCGTAAGCTGGCTTTACTCGTGGGCATTAATAACTACACCACAGCGAATCCGTTGCGCGGTTGTTTGACCGATGTTGAACTCCAACGAGAACTGCTGATCCATCGATTTGGCTTCAATCCCAGCGATATCGTATCCGTGTGGGACAATGCCAGCACCAACGACCTCAAGCCTAGCCGCGAAAATATTCTACGAGCATTTCAGGAGCACCTGATCGCCCAGGCTAAACCCGGAGACGTGGTGGTATTTCACTTTTCGGGCCATGGGTCACGGGTGATCGACCCTAGCCCCCTCGATACCGAAGAATGCCGCCAAGACGATAATTGTCATCTCAACGGCACCTTGGTACCCAACGACCCGGTAACGTTGCGCAGCGATGGAGAAACGTCGGTGGTGGCAGATATTATGGGGCGATCGCTCTTTTTGCTCACCAATGCCATCCAAACCGACAACGTCACGATGGTGTTAGATAGCTGCTATTCCGGCGCAGGCACCAGGGGCAACACCGTTGTCCGAGCCATTCCTCGACTCACTCACGGGTCGTCCACGGTTAGCGAAGCAGAACTTGATATGCAGATGCGACTCCTGGCTGATGCCGATATCAGCCCCGAGGACTTTGAAGTCCGCCGTCAGCTCGGCATTGCCAATGGTATGGCCATCGGTTCCGCCCGCCGCGAACAGCTCGCCCTCGACTATTTCTTTGAAGGATTCCATGCCGGTGCCTTTACTTACCTCCTTACCCGCTACCTGTGGCAGCTTTCCCGCAGCGAAACCGCCGAAACTACCTTTGTCAACCTAGCCCGCAGTACCCGCGCCTTGGCCGAGCGGCAGGCCCATCCCCAAGAGCCGATCATTGAGTTTAAGCCCGGCTCCGCCAACCAAGCCCAGCCGCTCTATTTCATGAACCCCAGCAGCCCCACCGCTGAAGCCGTGATTACCAATATCACAGGAGACCAAATCGCCTTTTGGCTTGGGGGCGTCTCCGTGCAAAACATCACCGCCCTCAATACGGTCTTCACCGTCTTGGGGGCCGATGGGCAGGTTTTGACCCGATCTGACGGCACCCCCATTGAGATTCAGCAGAGTGATCGTTCTGGTCTTGAAGGCATCGGCACCGTGGTCGAAGCGGGCGACCTCCCACAGCTAGAAGAGGGCCAGCTTCTGCGGGAACGAGTCGTAGGCATTCCCGCCAACCCAGTTCTACGCATTGGGCTAGACGATTCCCTCGAAGATGACATGGACTCAACCCGCACGGCGCTAGAAACAGCTCTGATGGCGGGCAACGTCAACCGCATTGAAGTCCTTCCCGTTGACCCAACAGGCTCTACCACCCTCGATTACATTTTGGGACGCATGACCGAAACCTATGCCGAGCAGCTCCGCGACGCTGGTGAAACCAATCTACCGCCCCTAGGCAGCATTGGCTTATTTACACCATCATTATCTCCCTTAACGCATCTTTTTGGTCGGGTTAATGAAACAGGGGTTGCTGCGGTCAACCGTCTGCGCTCCCAGTTTCGGCTGTTGCTGGTGAGCCAAGTCCTAGACGGCATTGCCAGCACCCATTCCGATTTACAGATTAGCGGCGAAGTCTTCACGTCCAGTGGTGTGGGCACACCCGTGCCCATCTCCAGTCGTTCTGGGTTAGGCAACACCAATCCCAGGGTAACCACCACACCCATGCCATTTCGGGCCGGGGAAGATATCTTAATTCGCCTCGATAACCAAGAAAACCGGGAAATGTATCTAAGCTGCTTAGCAATTGACAGCTTGGGTAACTTTATCACCCTATATCCCGCCGACTGGGAAGCCCCAGAGGAGGCTGCCCGCATTAATCGAAATGACAGCCTGACAGTCCCCCGTCCCCAGGATGATTTGCGGTTTGCCGTCAGCGGCTCTGGTCATATTCAACTAGTGACGCTGGTCAGTACGTCGCCCTTGCGTAACGTATTGCGCGGGCTGGAAGCCATGGCCCGCAGTCGAGGCGTTCAGCGTAGTTTTATCCAGCTTGAGAACGATGAGCCTCTCACGGTAATTGAAGGGCTGCTCGGAGACATCGATAACTTATCTAGAGATCGAGGGTCGGGGGATGCGACAATTACAACCGTCACAGGTAGTACTCAACGGGCTTTAGACACAGATGTACTAGCTGCATTTTCAACCATGATCGAAATTCGTGGGTAA